From Aegilops tauschii subsp. strangulata cultivar AL8/78 chromosome 5, Aet v6.0, whole genome shotgun sequence:
AGTAAATGAACGTCACCCAACAAAGCATATGCCCTTGTGTTCATTCTCACTGAAAATTTAAAAGGAAAAAGTGAAATAGTACTTAGTGTCGCAGCAGGTGTCCAGAAAAGACCAATCTCCTAGATTTGTATCAGTATGTGAGGCAATAATAAGGCGGACGTGAACCTGCTCCAAATGAAAGAAAAAGTTGGACCTAATTATCATTAATAGCTGGAAAAAAATCTACTGAAACCAGTACTGTTTCAAGCATAGTATGAAGAAAATTTATATAAAGACCTTAATTAGAAAAAACAAACTGGTGTTATATTGGCATCTCTCAACTGAATAAACATTTAACAACTATATATTATTTTTCAGTTCAACTGCAAAATAACAGAATCAGGCACAATACCAACATACTCTTTTGTATCTGGGCAAGAATATTCATAATCAAGATACTCTAGTCCCTTCTTATGGTACTCCAAATGAAAGAAAAAGTTGGACCTAATTATCATTAATAGCTGGAAAAAAATCTACTCAAACCAGTACTGTTTCAAGCATAGTATGAAGAAAATTTATATAAAGACCTTAAATAGAAAAAACAAACTGGTATTATATTGGCATCCCTCAACTGAATAAACATTTAACAACTATATTATTTTTTAGTTCAACTGCAAAATAACAAAATCAGGCACAATACCAACATATTCTTTTGTATCCGGACAAGAATATTCGTAATCAAGATACTCTAGTCCCTTCTTATGGTAGCACAACTGCAGTCTTGTTTTATTTAGATCAATGTTATTACTCTTTTGTATCTGAGAGTTCTGGCCCAAATCTGCCAAATTGGGCAACGAACAAACCCAGACAACGATGCAATATTGGCTATTGGAATCGAACAAACAATCCACACAAATGTCTTGGTACATGGAGAGCATACATGTGTTATCCCTCCAAGACATCTCTGTACACAATGTTCTTGGTGCTTTTACCCGTTTGATCTATTTCTTTATTTGGCTTTGCCAGAACCCGAGTTGTCTGCCTTGAAACACCCCTTGGCAGTGCAACATAAAGCTGGCCGTGCGAGAATACAGGCTCCGGAAGGTAAATGCCAACAGTTGGGATGGTTTGCCCCTGGGCTTTGTTTATGGTTATTGCAAAACTCAGACGAATAGGGAATTGCTTCCTCTTCAACTTGAAAGGAAGTGAAATATCCTCCGAGGGTGCCATCGAGATCCTAGGGATGAACACTCTCTTTCTAGCATGTTGTCCACCAACAATCTTGGCGTCGATTGCGTTATTTTGGAAAGCTCTAATCATCAATCTCGTTCCATTGCAAAGTCCATTATTAGGATCAAGATTTTGGAGCAGAATGACACGACAATTGACTTTAACTTTTAAAATATGGGGAGGCAAGCCATTCAGAGTGAGGTTGTTCAGATAGTCAATTGGGTAGTTATTGCGTGTATCATCATCGATGGAATCAAAGCTATAGTATACCTTTTCTTGGCCGGGAAATCTGTCAATCGTCTTTGCATTTAGGTCGTCCACGTGCTCATTCTTGGTAGAAAGAATAACACGTGTGCTCATGTAGGCACCGGATGATGCGTTCTCATGAAGAGACGGGAACACGTGTTCAATAAGCTTCATGACTGGTGCGTCACCAGGTGTGTAACCTATCACAATTTCATCAGGAAGATGCACATAATCATCACCGATCGTCTCCTCTGTTCCATTGCCAATTCTCAAGAGGTATTTGGAGAACCACGGGTCAATCTGTGCTCTCATATTACGCTTGAGGCGTATTTGTCTAATTTTCTCTCATAGATATGATCTTTGCAGCGTGCCATCAGTGATCTGTGCTCTTATCCCACGCGGGACCACGGGAAGGACCTGCCTAAAATCCCCTCCAAACACCACAACCTTTCCCCCAAATGGCATAACACATCCCATGATATCCTGTAGTGACCTATCCAACGCCTCAACTGCTTGACGCTTCGTCATGGCAACCTCATCCCAGATTATCAGAGATGCTCTCCGAAGCAACTCTGCAGTACCACTCTGCTTGGTGAAGCTGCAGGTGCTATTATCCATGAGCTTGATCGGAATTTTGAACCTGGAGTGGGTGGTACGTCCACCTGGCATGATTGATGTGGCTATTCCGGATGTCGCAGTTGCAATAGCTATTTTCCCCAATGAACGCACTTTAGCAAGAAGCGCCTTGTAGAGATAAGTCTTCCCCGTGCCACCAGGACCATCAACAAACAAAACATGTTTCCTGTTGTTCACCACGTGATCCAAGATTTCCTCAAACCCAGCTCTCTGCTCAATGTTCAGGGATGTATACAGATCTAGATGCTCTTGATCCACACCGACTGACAACTCCTCTCGAACCTCCCTTAGGAGGTCACCGGAACCATCACCGGTCTCAACCAGCTCCGGGAGGCCATAGCTTTTAATATCTTTGCCCATTGAATGCACCAAATCCCGGATGTCTCTAAGGACCATCTGTTCCAGCACAGCCTGGTTGGACTGGGTACGACGGTAATCCTCAGACATTGACTCTAGATGCTTCTCCCACAATGCACGGATGTTGGTCGCCTCGCAGAATACAAGAATAGTTGCAAAAAGCCTTCTTAGAGCATAGGGCATCTGGAAAGTAGCAGACTCAGTCAAGCAATCGTCAAGAGATTTGTCAGTCTCTATTAGGCCCATGAGCTCACACGCTTCCCTGAAGGTCGAGCAAAGCCTTCCATTTACAGTTCTCAAATCCTCATATGAAGTGGCACCTCTTCTATGATTCAGAAGCACTCTCAGGAAGTACCTCTCACCATCAGCAGGGTGTGCATAAACAATCCTTCCAACTTGTCCCCGGCCCCTCTGGCTTCTTTTCTGCCACTTTTTCTTACCCTTAATCCATCGAAAGAATTCTAGGAACTCTTTATACAAGAAGTTTCATGCATAAGGGTCCACCTCATTCATCCTAAAGTATTCTGTGAGCATGGTTTAAGAAGAGGACGGTCGGTTCATGACATCCTCTAGGTTATCAGCACCGCTGATTGCAACAGTATGCATGCTGGGCAAATGCAGCTGTAGTTGCAACACAGCAGGAGAGACACCAAACATACGGAAAGCACATACCCTGTACATAGACTCTAGTGGTGTTACAAACCTTGCATCCCTGTATTGCCGAATCTCATTTATCACACCACCATCAGTTGCCGCCGGGTCAACTGAGAAGGAAGCACGATCATGCCCCTTGTATATGTACTTGTACAAATATTTGACTGCCTTTATGCTTGAGCAAGCTTCAACATTAATGTGACAATTATATCTCATAAGCAATCCGGGGTTGTACGGGACAACCCATCTGTTGTCCAACACTGCATTCCTAACTTTGACTTGGCGGCCATCATCCCTTCTTCTATATATAGGGTATGGGTCCTTTCCTTGTTGTGTTGCAGGGCAAAACTGTCGAAGGTAACGAAAACGACAATTTCCATCTATCATGCAAGGACAATTCTTCTGGAGAGTACCACATGGGTCGTGGAGCATATGCTTGATAACCAGTCCATGCAACACAGGGTACTTCTCACAGCTAGGGATCTCTGCCGAGATTACCCTATCATAGGCGTCTGGATTTGTTAGCTTACTATCTGAGGCCATGATCAGCAGGAAGTGCTCATGTGGCAGACCCCTTTTTTGGAACTCGGTAACATGAGCATACGCCGCAATCGGACCAAAGTACTTCTTTTTTATCAAGATCTTTCAGACTCCACATCTTGGCCCTGTATACTCTGGCCACCAGGTCAGGACGGTCTTGTGGTGTTTGTCCGAGTGCAAGTCTGGAAGTTATCTCCTCCCAGTAAGGGTTGCAAGTCATAGTGATTAAGTAATCAGGCTTTCCGTATCTCTGGACGACGGCCATCGCATCAAGGAATCTTTGCTGCATGTCTCGATCACCTCCCGGAAAAGTCCGAGGGAGCACGATTCTTTTTCCAATCTGAGCAGCACGCGTCTCTCCAGAAGCAATGGTGTCAACAACACCCTATGAAACAAATGAATTAGGCTCATAATTGGTTCTTGCTTTTAGAATACAAGCATGATGATAATCAACAAGACTACACATTAGGCTCATATTTGGTTAATGCTTAATTCTAGTTATCTAGTAACATACCAGTGTCTGACAAGTTGTCATAGTATGTTGATGAGACTAGGGAGATTTAAGTTACCTGGTATAGCTCAACACGTATGAGTTTTTGGTTCTGAGGCTTTGAGTAGAAATCAAGCCTCATAGTCTCCATTTTGATGTACATGTCAACAAGCCACTGTTGGAGAAGACGCCCCCCAAACAATAGGATGTTAAAAATTCCTTTCCTGATCTGCAACTTGAAACAGTAATACTCCCTCGCACTGACATATTTTCTAGACTCAGTGGCTTCATCCTCATCTTGTTCTTCATTGTCATCTACAAGATGGTTGCGACGACGAGTTATGAATAATGCCACTACTAAAGATCGGAGGAATTCATGGATGGGACCAATTGTTATGACACCTTTACCTGCTTCTCGTTCATCGTCCTGGTTGTCGTCTTCATCATCATTGTCTGCCTGAGTGGGAGTTGGTCCCTCATATGGCAGCCAACGGTTCCTTCCTGTCTCCCCAGCCGGGTAAAATAATGGGTACGCTAAAGGATCATAGCATCCATAGTAGGCTCTGATGTACAAAGGACGGTCCCCTTTTGCATGCACTACAACACTTCTATCAAAAGTGTGTTGCAGGTCACTACCTTCAACCCACATTGCAGCCACCTGAGAAGTTGTAGGGGCATTGTACCTCCGCTGGTCCAATTTTATATTTGTGTTCAATGTAATCTTATATTCCGCTAGGTCTGGAACTGAACCAAGGCTCTTAAATGTCTCGACATACGGGTTGTTCTCCAATATACGAAGAATCTTTCGTATGAGATTGATATCAAGATCTGGAGAGCGCTTGACCCTATGTTCCAAGGCTTCATCTATATCATAAATGTACAGCTGCAAATGCCTGGGCCCGTGATCACCCGGTACAAGGTGGTCTAGACGGTGGTACAACTGACCATGAGCACGAAATGTGTATATACCGGTTCTTGTCGCGGTGTTGACCCGCTGGTCAAGGGTAACACCAAGACTTGTGAAGGAGAAGTGGGAGTTGAAATATCGAATGTGTTGTCTAAAGTATTTTGCATCCTCATCTACCTGATTTGAAAACAATTGTTGTAGCTCTTGAGGAACCTCTGGGGTACATACCTTGACTTTACCTTTTCTGCAACAAAAGGCTGGGCTTTCATACTGGAACCTAATTGCTCCACAATGGACACAGTCTTTTACTGGCTTCAAAACATGATGCTTAGTCGATAGATTCTTGTAGACATGGTCATAAGGATCATCAGACTCAAAAGCATGTGAAACATTAGGTGTCAATCTGTATGATtgtttgacacgagaaaaatcttATAAGCTCTCCGTGAGAAGGGAAGAGAAGGAGTGTGGATTTCTCTCATGCGCCGGGGGAAAGAATATGCGGGCGTGCCAGTGTACCGTAGTACACAAAGAAAAGGGGTACGGGAAACAAGTATTTCATTAATCTCATCGGATAAACAAAATTACAAGATCCCATAAAAAATGAATGCGCTTCGTGGCCTACTAGCGCGGCCAGCCTGACTATGGCGATGTGCGGTCTCCTGGTTCCCGGGGCCTCGGAAAGCTCCCGGTTAATTACTCCCGCGGGTTATTCCGCGAGATACCTCCGATTAAGCCGTGTGGTCGTCTTCGCTTCGCGTTCTCCATGCATGATGATGGTGTGTGTGTGGTGTGGGTGGCGGCAAAGCCCGTGTCCTCGTCGGTACACGTGCCGCTCAAAACATGGCTTTGTGCTGGCCACGTTCGCCCTCGCCGTCGCGCCTCGTCGGTCTTAACAGCGTTGATGTAGTCGGTGTTGAAGTTGCATGGGTCCTGCTCTGCTCGGACTTCTTGACGATGTAGCGGTTTCGTCGGGGTACGCAAGGGGTTCGCCTTGCGGGAGTATTCTTATGGAGACCGGCGTCGGTGTAAAACCAACGCTCGCTCATATCGGCAATGCCGGTGTGGTTGGCACCTCGTCTCGGCTGGACTCTGAGTTTACGGCAGTCCGCCAAGACAAGGGTGCCACCTCACGGGGCCACAATAAGATGCTGGTGAAGTTGCATCGCGTTCCCGCCATCGCGCGTCACGTTCACTGCCTCCGAAACGTGGACAACGCCATGTGGTGGTGCCTCGTCTCGACTAGATGCCGAGTTTACGATGGTCTGCCAAGACAAGGGCAGCGCCTCACTGGGCCGGGGTAAGATCTTGGTGAAGTTGCATCGCCTTCCCACCGTCGCGCCTCATCATCTTGGGCTCCGGGTTGCGAATAGCATCATGCGGCAGTCTTCTCCTCCGGGTCATTCTTCTCTGTGTTGTGAGCTTCATGTTGCGGGCAGCACGGGGGTGTGCGTCGTCTTTGTGGCTCCGAGTCGCGGGCTCCATCTTGATGACGTAGACATCGGTGGCGTCATCCCGCGAGCTCCACGCGTCCATCCTCCGCGACACCAGCTTGATGATGTTGATGATGGACGTCGTGCTGGTGAGTTCCGTGTCGCTATCCACCATGGCACGACGGCGGCATCCTCGCGAGCTCCACGCCTCCATTCTCCATGGCACCAGCTTGATGAAGAAGTTGACGGGCATCGTCCTTGCGAGCTCCGTGTCGTCATCCTTCGTGACACGCGGCGGCATCCCCGCGAGCTCCATGCCTCCGGGCTCCAGCTTGATAATGTTAGCGATGGACGTCATCTTGGTGAGCTCCGGGCCACCATCCACCGTGGCACGGCGGCGGCATCCTCGCGAGCTCCACCGCCTTCGTCCTCCATGGCGCCAGCTTGATGAAGAAGGCGGGCGTCATCCTAGCGAGCTCCGTCCATCCACCGCGGCACGGCGACGCGCCGGCTTGGTGAAGAAGACGATGGGCATCCTCCTAGCAAGCTCCACCCATCCACTGCGGCATGCTGGCGGCATCCTTGTGAGCCTCCGTGCCTCCGGGCTCCAGCTTGACGAAGTAGACGTCGGCAGTGTCCCCAACGAGTGCCACGCCTCCGTCCTCTAGCTCCAGGATGCCGAAGTAGATCGCGGGCGTCCTCCTTGTGAACTCTCCATCACGATCCTCCGCGGCACCGGGTTGAGGATGTTGGTGATTGGCGTCGTCTTGGCTAGCTCCGCACCGCCATCCACCACGGTAGGGCGGCGGCATCCTCGCGACCTCCACGCCTCCGTCCATCGGCTTGATGAAGAAGGTGACGGCCTCTTTGGAGTGCTCCTTCTTGCTCTGCTGCTAGATGTGATGACGCCGGATGCATATCTCCCCTCTGCGTGCGTCGGCTGCGTGGGTTTGTTGTGCTCAGGATGTCCTTGGGTTTCCTACAAAAATAAGATGATAGCACATAGAAGAAGATTATTGTATGGTTAGATGCATCTCTTTCACCGCACGTATTTCCACAGCCGGCGCGTACGCACGTCCGCCGT
This genomic window contains:
- the LOC109785174 gene encoding uncharacterized protein isoform X2 — encoded protein: MWVEGSDLQHTFDRSVVVHAKGDRPLYIRAYYGCYDPLAYPLFYPAGETGRNRWLPYEGPTPTQADNDDEDDNQDDEREADDNEEQDEDEATESRKYVSAREYYCFKLQIRKGIFNILLFGGRLLQQWLVDMYIKMETMRLDFYSKPQNQKLIRVELYQVHVRLIIASHTDTNLGDWSFLDTCCDTKNWS